In the Bordetella genomosp. 10 genome, one interval contains:
- a CDS encoding Bug family tripartite tricarboxylate transporter substrate binding protein, whose amino-acid sequence MKQTRHPRRARLKTLLLSLALAAGAAGFGGQAQAADAAWPSRPIHVVVGYTPGGATDIVTRIIMEKLGARLKQTIIVENKPGANSQLSAAYVAKAEPDGYTFLSILPAYVINSHLYKISYDPANLIPVVHMADLPLFLFVSNAVPANNVKELVEYGRAHPDKLTFASSGTGSSAHMVGADFALRANMAMTHVPYKGSAPILTDLLGGQVSMVFDPILVPMQYVKQGKLKALALSHTSRWPTEPGIPTMEESGFPGFTTESWVGLLAPKGTPQAIVDRMASEITAIAKNDPDVRRKLMDQGLMPAGGTPAEFGELMRKDSEHYETIIKEAHITAQ is encoded by the coding sequence ATGAAGCAAACCCGACATCCGCGCCGCGCGCGCCTGAAAACCCTATTGCTGTCCCTGGCGCTGGCCGCCGGCGCGGCCGGCTTCGGTGGGCAGGCGCAGGCGGCCGATGCCGCCTGGCCCAGCCGCCCCATCCACGTCGTGGTGGGCTACACGCCGGGCGGCGCGACCGACATCGTGACCCGCATCATCATGGAGAAGCTGGGCGCGCGCCTGAAGCAGACCATCATCGTCGAGAACAAGCCCGGCGCCAACAGCCAGTTGAGCGCCGCCTATGTCGCCAAGGCCGAGCCGGACGGCTACACCTTCCTGAGCATCCTGCCGGCCTACGTCATCAACAGCCATCTGTACAAGATCTCCTACGATCCGGCCAACCTGATCCCGGTGGTGCACATGGCCGACCTGCCGCTCTTCCTGTTCGTCAGCAACGCCGTGCCGGCCAACAACGTGAAGGAGCTGGTGGAATACGGCCGCGCCCATCCCGACAAGCTCACCTTCGCGTCCAGCGGCACGGGGTCCAGCGCGCACATGGTGGGCGCCGATTTCGCGCTGCGCGCCAATATGGCCATGACCCACGTGCCCTACAAGGGCAGCGCGCCCATCCTCACCGACCTGCTCGGCGGCCAGGTCTCGATGGTCTTCGACCCCATCCTGGTGCCCATGCAGTACGTCAAGCAGGGCAAGCTCAAGGCCCTGGCCCTGAGCCATACCAGCCGCTGGCCCACCGAGCCCGGCATTCCCACCATGGAGGAGTCCGGCTTCCCCGGCTTCACCACCGAGTCGTGGGTCGGCCTGCTCGCGCCCAAGGGCACGCCGCAGGCCATCGTCGACCGCATGGCCAGCGAGATCACCGCCATCGCCAAGAACGATCCCGACGTGCGCCGCAAGCTGATGGACCAGGGCTTGATGCCCGCCGGGGGCACGCCGGCGGAATTCGGCGAATTGATGCGCAAGGACTCCGAGCACTATGAGACCATCATCAAGGAGGCGCACATCACCGCGCAGTGA
- a CDS encoding acyl-CoA dehydrogenase family protein, whose protein sequence is MNFEHTEDRRMLADTLNRFISERYGIEARNRIAYGEEGHSPALYAKFAELGAIGALFPETSGGFGGQGFDISVVFECLGRGLVAEPMLGALAVGQALVHAGSPAQQAWLDDIIAGNCIAALAHDEPGSHYELENVAATARRDGDGWVIDGAKGVVGFGEQAGLLLVSARTSGQPGDAAGISLFLVPGDAAGLSKRGYPRFEGGRAAELTFDGVKVGADGLLGREGAGFEVLERISGYAVLALCAEALGAMDVAKDQTLEYLRIRKQFGVPIGSFQALQHRMADLLLEVEQARSAVINAAAAIDEDDRVARERVLSAAKYSTGYVGTLVAEESIQLHGGIGMTWELPLAHYAKRLVMIDHQFGDEDHHLARFIELGQQQDGQGSHP, encoded by the coding sequence ATGAATTTCGAACATACCGAAGACCGCCGCATGCTGGCGGATACGCTGAACCGCTTCATCTCCGAACGATACGGCATCGAGGCGCGCAACCGCATCGCCTATGGCGAGGAGGGCCACAGCCCGGCCCTGTACGCGAAGTTCGCCGAACTGGGCGCCATCGGCGCGCTGTTCCCGGAGACGTCGGGCGGTTTCGGCGGGCAGGGCTTCGACATCAGCGTGGTGTTCGAGTGCCTGGGCCGCGGCCTGGTGGCCGAGCCCATGCTGGGCGCGCTGGCGGTCGGCCAGGCGCTGGTCCACGCCGGCAGCCCGGCGCAGCAGGCCTGGCTGGACGACATCATCGCCGGCAACTGCATCGCCGCGCTGGCCCATGACGAACCGGGCAGCCACTACGAGCTGGAAAACGTCGCCGCCACGGCGCGCCGGGACGGCGACGGCTGGGTGATCGACGGCGCCAAGGGCGTGGTGGGGTTTGGCGAGCAGGCCGGCCTGCTGCTGGTCTCGGCGCGCACCTCGGGCCAGCCGGGCGACGCGGCCGGCATCAGCCTGTTCCTGGTGCCGGGCGACGCCGCGGGCCTGTCCAAGCGCGGCTACCCCCGCTTCGAAGGCGGCCGCGCGGCCGAGCTGACGTTCGACGGCGTGAAGGTCGGCGCCGACGGGCTGCTGGGGCGCGAGGGCGCGGGGTTCGAGGTGCTGGAACGCATCAGCGGCTACGCCGTGCTGGCCTTGTGCGCCGAGGCGCTGGGCGCCATGGACGTGGCCAAGGACCAGACGCTGGAGTACCTGCGCATCCGCAAGCAGTTCGGCGTGCCCATCGGCAGTTTCCAGGCCTTGCAGCACCGCATGGCCGACCTCCTGCTGGAAGTGGAGCAGGCGCGCTCGGCCGTCATCAACGCGGCCGCGGCGATCGACGAAGACGACCGCGTGGCGCGCGAGCGCGTCCTGTCGGCGGCCAAGTACAGCACCGGCTATGTCGGCACGCTGGTGGCGGAGGAAAGCATCCAGTTGCACGGCGGCATCGGCATGACCTGGGAGCTGCCCCTGGCCCACTACGCCAAGCGGCTGGTCATGATCGACCACCAGTTCGGCGACGAAGACCATCACCTGGCCCGCTTCATCGAACTGGGACAGCAGCAGGACGGGCAGGGGAGCCATCCATGA
- a CDS encoding TRAP transporter substrate-binding protein gives MKMRYLIAALCLSTVGMGGAARADEPIVIKFSHVVATDTPKGKAAEYFKKLAEERTHGKVKVEVYPNSQLYKDKEELEALQLGSVQMLAPSLAKFGPLGLKEFEVFDLPYIFDNYDDLHKVTEGPVGKSLMGKLESKGIVGLAFWDNGFKVMTDNKPLREPADFRGHKMRIQSSKVLDAQFRALGAIPQVMAFSEVYQAMQTGVVDGSENTPSNVYTQRMHEVQKYLTLSNHGYIGYAVIANKKFWDGLPADIRTTLEGAMHDATVYGNDIAKKENDEALQKIKDAHTTEIIELTPEQKSDWRKALAKVHRQQEGRIGKDLIQQVYQATGKPL, from the coding sequence ATGAAAATGCGATATTTGATCGCTGCGCTGTGCCTGTCAACCGTGGGTATGGGAGGCGCCGCCAGGGCGGACGAGCCCATCGTCATCAAGTTCAGCCACGTCGTGGCGACCGACACGCCCAAGGGCAAGGCCGCCGAATACTTCAAGAAGCTGGCCGAGGAACGCACCCACGGCAAGGTCAAGGTAGAGGTTTACCCTAATAGCCAGTTGTACAAGGACAAGGAAGAACTCGAAGCCTTGCAGCTCGGCTCGGTCCAGATGCTCGCGCCCTCGCTGGCGAAGTTCGGTCCGCTGGGCCTGAAGGAATTCGAAGTCTTCGACCTGCCCTATATCTTCGATAACTACGACGATTTGCACAAGGTCACCGAAGGCCCGGTCGGCAAGTCGCTGATGGGCAAGCTGGAATCCAAGGGCATCGTCGGCCTGGCGTTCTGGGACAACGGCTTCAAGGTCATGACCGACAACAAGCCGCTGCGCGAGCCCGCCGATTTCCGCGGCCACAAGATGCGCATCCAGTCCTCCAAGGTGCTCGACGCGCAATTCCGCGCCCTCGGCGCGATTCCCCAGGTGATGGCCTTCTCCGAGGTCTACCAGGCCATGCAGACGGGCGTGGTGGACGGTTCGGAAAACACGCCCTCCAACGTCTACACGCAGCGCATGCACGAGGTGCAGAAGTACCTCACGCTGTCCAATCACGGCTACATCGGCTATGCCGTGATCGCCAACAAGAAGTTCTGGGACGGCCTGCCCGCCGACATCCGCACGACGCTGGAAGGCGCCATGCACGACGCCACGGTCTACGGCAACGACATCGCCAAGAAGGAAAACGACGAGGCGTTGCAGAAGATCAAGGACGCGCACACCACCGAGATCATCGAGCTCACGCCGGAACAGAAGTCCGACTGGCGCAAGGCCCTGGCCAAGGTGCACCGCCAGCAGGAAGGCCGCATCGGCAAGGACCTGATCCAGCAGGTCTACCAGGCCACGGGCAAGCCCCTGTAA
- a CDS encoding sensor histidine kinase has protein sequence MPLAVILLIAAGAIAALLVSRGIEHERRNEQMISDTLWAEQSLDFETNRLVESMQVLYRDVELDEGRNPGIFARRAAELQQRSPEMRLLCRLPRGGAPQQCFPQQPPAGLETAAPWADVADRALRLKHPSAEFWRGATERGMVLLAVPVYDGALVALVSLPQLLNDTLPWWFAHDNEVTLTDLDGNVLAVRDPGVKGRGVYQHHMETAIAGQAFFLNANSTRDVPRVVPNLMAGAVIALALLLAWSVWMLGQDLKRRTAAERALREQQAFRQAMENSLMSGLRARDLDGVITYVNPAFCDMVGYTESELIGCVPPMPYWAPENTEQSLRRHEQLLARTLRSDPFESVYLRRDGTRLSVLVSEAPLLDGNGRQTGWMASIMDITEQKKAEDFRRRHDERINHRSRLMTLGEMASALAHELNQPLAAINSYCSAADNLLRHADRDAAASRDVHGDIVAMVSKARAQAERAGHIISRVHSFVRKAELTLAPVSLGEVINGLLPLIRLQTTRAGESIQVQVPAGLPRALVDRVLLEQVILNLTRNAFEAMEGLAPAARRILISVQEMNRDGRGPLRVSVRDWGHGLAGDLEQALESPFFTTKPEGMGMGLSVCRSALELMRSHLRYEAADVGARFYFDLPAAVGADALQESE, from the coding sequence TTGCCCCTGGCGGTCATCCTGCTCATCGCCGCCGGCGCCATCGCCGCGCTGCTGGTGTCGCGCGGCATCGAACACGAGCGCCGCAACGAGCAGATGATCTCGGACACGCTGTGGGCCGAGCAATCGCTCGATTTCGAGACCAATCGCCTGGTCGAATCCATGCAGGTCCTGTACCGGGACGTGGAGCTGGACGAGGGACGCAACCCCGGCATCTTCGCGCGGCGCGCGGCCGAGCTCCAGCAGCGCAGCCCGGAAATGCGGTTGCTGTGCCGGCTGCCGCGCGGCGGTGCGCCGCAGCAATGCTTTCCGCAACAGCCGCCCGCGGGCCTGGAGACGGCGGCGCCGTGGGCGGACGTGGCCGACCGCGCCTTGCGCCTGAAGCATCCCTCGGCGGAATTCTGGCGCGGCGCCACGGAGCGCGGCATGGTGCTGCTGGCCGTGCCGGTCTACGACGGCGCGCTGGTGGCGCTGGTGTCCCTGCCCCAACTGCTCAACGACACCTTGCCGTGGTGGTTCGCGCACGACAACGAGGTCACGCTGACCGACCTCGACGGCAACGTCCTGGCCGTGCGCGACCCCGGCGTCAAGGGACGCGGCGTGTACCAGCACCACATGGAAACCGCGATCGCGGGCCAGGCCTTCTTCCTGAACGCCAACAGCACCCGGGACGTGCCGCGCGTCGTGCCCAACCTGATGGCGGGCGCGGTCATCGCGTTGGCGCTCCTGCTGGCCTGGTCGGTGTGGATGCTGGGCCAGGACCTGAAGCGCCGCACGGCGGCGGAGCGGGCGCTGCGCGAACAACAGGCCTTCCGGCAGGCGATGGAGAATTCGCTGATGTCCGGCCTGCGGGCGCGCGACCTGGACGGCGTGATCACCTACGTCAACCCCGCCTTCTGCGACATGGTGGGCTATACCGAGTCCGAACTCATCGGCTGTGTCCCGCCCATGCCGTATTGGGCCCCGGAAAATACGGAGCAATCCCTGCGGCGCCATGAACAACTGCTGGCGCGCACCCTGCGCTCCGATCCGTTCGAGTCCGTCTACCTGCGCCGCGACGGCACGCGGCTGTCGGTGCTGGTCAGCGAGGCGCCGCTGCTGGACGGCAACGGCAGGCAGACCGGCTGGATGGCGTCCATCATGGACATCACCGAACAGAAGAAGGCCGAGGACTTCCGCCGCCGGCACGACGAACGCATCAATCACCGCTCCCGCCTGATGACCCTGGGCGAGATGGCGTCCGCGCTGGCGCACGAGCTGAACCAGCCCCTGGCGGCGATCAACAGCTACTGCTCGGCGGCCGACAACCTGCTGCGCCATGCCGACCGGGACGCGGCCGCCTCCCGCGACGTGCACGGCGATATCGTGGCCATGGTCTCCAAGGCCCGTGCCCAGGCCGAGCGCGCCGGGCACATCATCAGCCGCGTCCATAGTTTCGTGCGCAAGGCCGAGCTGACGCTGGCCCCGGTCTCGCTGGGCGAAGTCATCAACGGCCTGCTGCCGCTGATCCGCCTGCAGACCACGCGCGCCGGCGAGTCGATACAGGTGCAGGTGCCGGCGGGGCTGCCGCGGGCCCTGGTCGACCGGGTGCTGCTCGAACAGGTCATCCTCAACCTGACGCGCAATGCGTTCGAGGCGATGGAGGGCCTGGCGCCGGCGGCGCGCCGCATCCTGATTTCGGTGCAGGAAATGAACCGGGACGGCCGCGGCCCCTTGCGCGTGTCGGTGCGGGATTGGGGCCACGGCCTGGCCGGCGACCTGGAGCAGGCGCTGGAGTCGCCATTTTTCACCACCAAGCCGGAGGGCATGGGTATGGGATTGTCGGTGTGCCGTTCGGCGCTGGAATTGATGCGCTCGCACTTGCGCTACGAAGCGGCCGACGTCGGCGCCCGCTTCTATTTCGACCTGCCGGCCGCCGTCGGCGCGGACGCGCTGCAGGAGTCCGAATGA
- a CDS encoding Vgb family protein — MKRSNAEIVREYGPLPGVTAVHGLTYDGRHVWFASGEHLHALDPASGQAVRKLDVPASAGMAFDGRCLYQIAGEHIRKVDPESGKILGTIPTPDGAASGMAWADGMLWVGQYQKRRILQVDPADGRVLRTLACDRHVTGVSWVDGQLWHGTWEDGHSEIRRIDPQTGAVQASLDMPEGVSVSGLESDGAGLFYCGGGDSGKIRAVRRPE; from the coding sequence ATGAAACGATCCAACGCTGAAATTGTCCGTGAATACGGCCCCCTGCCGGGCGTCACCGCCGTGCACGGCCTGACCTATGACGGCCGCCATGTCTGGTTCGCGTCGGGCGAACACCTGCATGCCCTCGATCCCGCCAGCGGGCAGGCCGTGCGCAAGCTGGACGTGCCGGCCTCCGCGGGCATGGCCTTCGACGGCCGCTGCCTCTACCAGATCGCCGGCGAACACATCCGCAAGGTGGATCCGGAATCCGGGAAGATCCTGGGCACGATACCCACGCCCGACGGCGCCGCCTCGGGCATGGCGTGGGCCGACGGCATGCTGTGGGTCGGCCAGTACCAGAAACGCCGCATCCTCCAGGTCGATCCCGCCGACGGCAGGGTCCTGCGCACGCTCGCCTGCGATCGCCACGTCACGGGCGTGAGCTGGGTCGACGGGCAACTGTGGCACGGCACCTGGGAGGACGGCCATAGCGAGATACGGCGCATCGACCCCCAGACCGGCGCGGTGCAGGCCAGCCTGGACATGCCCGAGGGCGTCAGCGTCTCCGGCCTCGAATCCGACGGCGCCGGCCTGTTCTATTGCGGCGGCGGCGATTCGGGCAAGATCCGCGCGGTGCGCCGGCCCGAATAG
- a CDS encoding TRAP transporter small permease, whose protein sequence is MKLLDHLEEWLISFLIAGATLVIFLAVLHRYASGVPIPYLQDWLLSMDVSWAQELCIYMFVWMAKFGAAYGVRSGIHVGVDVLVNRLEPKSRTICIVLSLLAGALFTGVVGTLGARFVWALSHTDSVSPDLEWPRWIIFLCVPLGSYLMCFRFLQVCYRFLRTHELPKHDHSQVEGLEVAGFTDSPDILAPGARP, encoded by the coding sequence ATGAAATTACTCGACCACCTGGAAGAATGGCTGATCAGCTTCCTGATCGCCGGCGCTACGCTGGTCATCTTCCTGGCCGTTCTCCACCGCTACGCCTCCGGCGTACCGATTCCCTACCTGCAGGACTGGCTGCTGTCGATGGACGTCAGTTGGGCGCAGGAGCTGTGCATCTATATGTTCGTGTGGATGGCCAAGTTCGGCGCCGCCTATGGCGTGCGCAGCGGCATCCACGTGGGCGTGGACGTGCTGGTCAATCGCCTGGAGCCCAAGTCCCGCACGATCTGCATCGTGCTGAGCCTGCTGGCGGGCGCGCTCTTCACCGGCGTGGTCGGCACCCTGGGCGCGCGCTTCGTCTGGGCGTTGTCGCATACGGACTCGGTGTCGCCGGACCTCGAATGGCCGCGCTGGATCATCTTCCTCTGCGTGCCCTTGGGCTCCTACCTGATGTGCTTCCGCTTCCTCCAGGTGTGCTACCGCTTCCTGCGCACCCATGAACTGCCCAAGCACGACCATTCGCAAGTGGAGGGCCTGGAGGTCGCCGGGTTCACCGATTCCCCCGATATCCTCGCGCCGGGAGCACGCCCGTGA
- a CDS encoding response regulator transcription factor yields MSREANIHLVDDDEVVRDALEALFRSRGLALRTYANADQFLRAWRDEGLAATPSCLLLDVRMPGMSGLELFEQLKACGLAPRHAVIFLTGHGDIPMAVEALRGGAYYFFEKPHSGNQLVDRVEESLEHVCRVAESAARGPGAVLETLSPREREIAQQIVEDRTNRQIADALCISVRTVEVHRARIFAKLEVKSAVGLAQLLAN; encoded by the coding sequence ATGAGCCGCGAAGCCAATATCCATCTGGTCGACGACGACGAAGTGGTGCGCGACGCGCTGGAGGCCTTGTTCCGCTCGCGCGGGCTGGCGCTGCGGACGTACGCCAACGCGGACCAGTTCCTGCGCGCCTGGCGCGACGAGGGACTGGCCGCCACGCCGTCCTGCCTGCTGCTGGACGTGCGCATGCCGGGCATGAGCGGCCTGGAGCTCTTCGAACAGTTGAAGGCCTGCGGCCTGGCGCCGCGGCATGCGGTGATTTTCCTGACCGGCCATGGCGATATCCCCATGGCGGTCGAGGCGCTGCGGGGCGGCGCCTACTATTTCTTCGAAAAGCCCCACTCGGGCAACCAGCTCGTCGACCGGGTGGAGGAAAGCCTGGAGCACGTCTGCCGCGTGGCCGAAAGCGCGGCGCGCGGGCCCGGCGCGGTGCTGGAGACGCTGAGCCCGCGCGAACGGGAAATCGCCCAGCAGATCGTGGAAGACCGCACCAACCGGCAGATCGCCGACGCGCTGTGCATCAGCGTGCGCACGGTGGAAGTCCACCGCGCGCGGATCTTCGCCAAGCTGGAGGTCAAGAGCGCGGTGGGGCTGGCGCAACTGCTGGCGAACTGA
- a CDS encoding NAD(P)H-dependent flavin oxidoreductase, whose product MSRIPAVLQKLRLPVIASPMFIVSTPALLVAQCQSGIVGSMPALNARPSAQLDEWLAEITETLAAWNAANPARPAAPFAINLIAHKTNTRLDEDLALCEKYKVPLVITSLGAREEINQAVHAWGGVTLHDVIHNTYAHKAIDKGADGLIAVAAGAGGHAGTRHPFALVQEIRQWFDGPLALSGAIATGDAVLAAQALGADFAYIGSPFIATAEANASEGYKRAVVEASSDDIVYSNLFTGVHGNYLAASIRNAGLDPDNLPTPERGYVSGAPKAWKDIWGCGQGVGVIDAVVPAAALVDRIAAQYEAAKARLLAA is encoded by the coding sequence ATGTCCAGGATTCCCGCCGTATTGCAGAAACTCCGGCTGCCGGTGATCGCATCGCCGATGTTCATCGTCAGCACGCCCGCGCTGCTGGTCGCCCAATGCCAGTCCGGCATCGTGGGCAGCATGCCCGCCCTCAATGCGCGGCCCAGCGCGCAACTCGACGAGTGGCTGGCGGAGATCACCGAGACCCTGGCCGCCTGGAACGCGGCCAATCCGGCGCGGCCGGCCGCGCCTTTCGCCATCAATCTCATCGCGCACAAGACCAATACCCGCCTCGACGAGGACCTGGCCCTGTGCGAGAAATATAAGGTGCCGCTCGTCATCACCAGCCTGGGCGCGCGCGAGGAAATCAACCAGGCGGTCCATGCCTGGGGCGGCGTGACCCTGCACGACGTGATTCACAACACCTACGCGCACAAGGCGATCGACAAGGGAGCCGACGGCTTGATCGCGGTCGCGGCCGGCGCGGGCGGCCATGCGGGGACGCGCCATCCGTTTGCCCTGGTGCAGGAAATCCGCCAGTGGTTCGACGGGCCGCTGGCGCTGTCGGGGGCGATCGCCACCGGCGACGCCGTCCTGGCGGCCCAGGCGCTGGGGGCCGATTTCGCCTACATCGGTTCGCCCTTCATCGCCACCGCGGAGGCCAATGCCTCGGAAGGCTACAAGCGGGCGGTGGTGGAGGCCAGTTCCGACGACATCGTCTACAGCAACCTGTTTACCGGCGTGCACGGGAACTACCTGGCCGCGTCCATCCGCAACGCGGGGCTGGACCCGGACAACCTGCCCACGCCGGAGCGCGGCTACGTGTCCGGCGCGCCCAAGGCCTGGAAGGACATCTGGGGCTGCGGACAGGGGGTGGGCGTCATCGACGCGGTGGTGCCGGCCGCCGCCCTGGTGGACCGCATCGCGGCACAATACGAGGCGGCGAAGGCCAGGCTGCTGGCGGCCTGA
- a CDS encoding helix-turn-helix domain-containing protein → MRPSSRRRTSPRSDACGGGRDPGIEAAARALAAGDPLDALNRVALRDDAPALALRGVAMAQIGDMARARALVRRAARAFGARAPVAQARCRLAEAEIALATRQLAGLEQALDGAQAVFDTHGDRANAVYARLLQARRRLLTGDVDQAQAGLSTLDPAAAPPAMRALHALLLAGIALRKRQARAARQALERAEYWCVLLSQRDWSTEGWRSPEAAGDAPAAQKPGIAGLAAEVEAMRRVLAAPAACLLADGAQRPLRLDDVEALLDSPALVIDGCRHAVQSGAVTIALARSPTLFALVRALGEAWPGDVSRAALVRRVFRGKAADESYRARLRVEIGRLRAALRPLAGVRATAAGYALILDDALRPPPQTVAVLTPPVEQPHADLLALLADGEAWSSSALALALGVSQRTLQRALDALAARGQARPLGRGRARRWTAPAHADIATNFLLTGTLAAA, encoded by the coding sequence ATGAGACCATCATCAAGGAGGCGCACATCACCGCGCAGTGATGCGTGCGGAGGCGGCAGGGATCCCGGCATCGAGGCCGCCGCCCGCGCCCTGGCCGCGGGCGATCCCCTGGACGCGCTGAACCGCGTCGCCTTGCGCGACGATGCGCCCGCCCTGGCGCTGCGCGGCGTCGCCATGGCCCAGATCGGCGACATGGCGCGGGCGCGCGCGCTGGTGCGCCGCGCCGCGCGGGCCTTCGGCGCACGGGCGCCCGTCGCGCAGGCGCGCTGCCGCCTGGCCGAGGCGGAGATCGCGCTGGCCACGCGGCAACTGGCCGGCCTGGAGCAGGCCCTCGATGGCGCGCAAGCCGTTTTCGATACCCATGGCGACCGCGCCAACGCCGTTTATGCCCGCCTGCTCCAGGCGCGCCGCCGCTTGCTGACCGGGGACGTCGACCAGGCGCAGGCCGGCCTGTCGACGCTCGATCCCGCCGCCGCGCCGCCCGCCATGCGGGCCCTCCACGCCTTGCTGCTCGCCGGCATCGCGCTGCGGAAACGGCAGGCCAGGGCCGCGCGGCAGGCCCTGGAGCGTGCGGAATATTGGTGCGTCCTCCTGTCGCAGCGTGACTGGAGCACAGAGGGATGGCGTTCGCCTGAAGCGGCCGGGGATGCTCCTGCCGCTCAAAAACCCGGCATCGCCGGCCTGGCCGCGGAAGTGGAGGCCATGCGCCGCGTCCTGGCCGCGCCGGCCGCCTGTCTGCTGGCGGACGGTGCGCAGCGGCCGTTGCGGCTGGACGACGTGGAGGCCTTGCTGGACAGCCCGGCGCTGGTCATCGACGGCTGCCGCCACGCCGTGCAATCCGGCGCCGTCACGATCGCCCTGGCGCGCAGCCCCACGCTTTTCGCGCTGGTCCGTGCATTGGGGGAGGCGTGGCCGGGCGATGTGTCGCGCGCCGCGCTGGTGCGGCGGGTCTTTCGCGGGAAGGCCGCGGACGAGTCCTACCGCGCCCGCCTGCGCGTGGAAATCGGCAGGCTGCGCGCTGCGCTGCGGCCGCTCGCCGGCGTTCGCGCGACCGCGGCGGGGTATGCGCTGATCCTGGATGACGCCCTACGCCCCCCGCCGCAAACCGTCGCGGTATTGACGCCTCCCGTCGAGCAGCCCCACGCCGACCTGCTCGCGCTGCTGGCGGACGGCGAGGCGTGGTCCAGTTCCGCGCTCGCGCTGGCCTTGGGCGTCAGCCAGCGCACCCTGCAACGGGCGCTCGATGCGCTGGCGGCGCGGGGCCAGGCACGCCCGCTGGGACGCGGCCGGGCGCGGCGCTGGACGGCGCCCGCGCACGCCGATATCGCGACAAACTTTTTACTCACGGGTACGCTGGCCGCCGCGTAG
- a CDS encoding CaiB/BaiF CoA transferase family protein → MKQTQAAPQADEGMDLPLEGVKVLDLSRVFAGPLCGQVLADFGAEVVKVEHPGRGDDTRDWGLRIGETESTYYSAMNRNKQSVTLDLQSEEGVRIVHELLPRFDVVIHNFKHGGAEKLGLGYERLKAIKPDLVYCAIAGYGSYSPEAGRPGYDLVIQGESGLMAINGEAGRPPLKFGVAVVDMMTGMCAAQAVLAALWRRERTGRGGHIEMSLYDCGILTTSYYGLDAMLLGHDPQRYGNAHPSIVPYGMFEAADGPLIITVGNNAQFDKFCRQVVMRPDIADDPRFSTNVERSKHRLVLLPMMVELIRSFPRDALLERLAACGIPCGKVAGLHEALTCERTRQAGMLREMPHPVAGKTHTFAPPYRFDGRRLPIRKAPPGLGQDTREVLQRLLSLPDDELAALRDKGVLTLPGEVA, encoded by the coding sequence ATGAAGCAGACGCAGGCGGCGCCCCAGGCCGATGAGGGCATGGATTTGCCGCTGGAGGGCGTGAAGGTCCTGGACCTGTCCCGGGTCTTCGCCGGCCCCTTGTGCGGCCAGGTGCTGGCGGACTTCGGCGCCGAGGTGGTCAAGGTCGAGCATCCGGGCCGGGGCGACGACACGCGCGATTGGGGCCTGCGCATCGGCGAGACCGAATCCACGTACTACTCGGCCATGAACCGCAACAAGCAGTCCGTCACGCTGGACCTGCAAAGCGAGGAGGGCGTGCGCATCGTTCACGAACTGCTGCCGCGGTTCGACGTGGTGATCCACAATTTCAAGCATGGCGGCGCCGAGAAGCTGGGTCTGGGCTATGAACGGCTCAAGGCCATCAAGCCGGACCTGGTCTATTGCGCCATCGCCGGCTACGGCAGCTATTCGCCCGAGGCGGGGCGGCCCGGCTACGACCTGGTGATCCAGGGCGAGAGCGGCCTCATGGCCATCAATGGCGAGGCCGGCCGGCCGCCCTTGAAGTTCGGCGTCGCCGTCGTCGACATGATGACCGGCATGTGCGCGGCGCAGGCCGTGCTGGCGGCGCTGTGGCGGCGCGAGCGCACGGGCAGGGGCGGGCACATCGAGATGTCGCTGTACGACTGCGGCATCCTGACCACCAGCTACTACGGCCTGGACGCGATGCTGCTGGGGCACGACCCCCAGCGCTACGGCAACGCCCATCCCTCCATCGTGCCCTACGGCATGTTCGAGGCGGCCGATGGACCGCTCATCATCACCGTTGGCAACAACGCGCAGTTCGACAAGTTCTGCCGCCAGGTGGTGATGCGGCCGGACATCGCCGACGATCCGCGCTTCTCGACCAACGTCGAGCGCAGCAAGCACCGCCTGGTCCTGCTGCCGATGATGGTGGAGTTGATCCGTTCCTTCCCGCGCGACGCGCTGCTGGAGCGGCTGGCGGCCTGCGGCATTCCCTGCGGCAAGGTGGCGGGCCTGCACGAGGCGCTGACCTGCGAACGCACCCGGCAGGCGGGCATGCTGCGCGAGATGCCACATCCCGTGGCGGGAAAGACGCACACCTTCGCGCCGCCGTATCGCTTCGACGGCCGGCGCCTGCCCATACGCAAGGCGCCGCCCGGCCTGGGCCAGGACACCCGCGAAGTGCTGCAGCGCCTGCTTAGCCTGCCGGACGACGAATTGGCCGCCTTGCGCGACAAGGGCGTGCTGACGCTGCCCGGCGAGGTTGCCTGA